A segment of the Candidatus Eisenbacteria bacterium genome:
CCATGATCGCGACGTGGTCGCTGGTGAGCTGCTCGACGCTGCTGCTGACCACATACGTGATGCCCTGAACCGTCTCGGGCGGAAGCTGGCTGTTGGGCTCGAGCGTCAGCACCACCGAGGCGGTGGCCGGACGTTCGAGGCGTCGCAGCGCGCTCGACACCGGGAGCACCAGATGCACCTGCGCGTCCTTCACCCCGCGCAGGCCCTTGATGGTGCGAGCGAGTTCGCCCTCGAGCGCGCGCTGAAACGTGACGCGCTGTGCGAACTCGGTCATGCCCCAGGTCGGCTTGTCGAACAGTTCGAGGCCCGGTCGACCGGACATCGGCAGACCGTCCTTCGCCAGCGCCACCCGCGCGCGCGCAATCTCGGCGCTCGCGACCTGAACCTCGGTGCCACCGCCTTCGAGCCGGTGCGCGATACCCGCCTTCTCGAGGTGATCGCCGAGCTGTGCGGCTTCGGCCAGCTCGAGATCGCGATAGAGCGTGACGTAGTTCGGCGCGGTCGCCCAGTTGGCGACCACCCAGATGATCGCGACCGCCGCCGCCGCGGCGAGCAGCATCGGCAGTCGCCGCCCGCTGAGCAGCGACTGCAGACCATTCGCGTTTTCGTTCGAGACGATCGAAGCCATGGGATCTCGCCTACTGGACGTTCATGATGGTTCGGTATGCGTCGGTGAGTTTGTTGCGGATCTCCACCAGCAGCTCCAGCGAGATCGAGGCTTCCTCGCTGGCCGCCATCACCTGGTGCAGCTCGACCGGTTCGCCGCGCAGGAACGCGCCGATCAGCGACTCGGCATTGGTCTGCATCTCGGAGGTGTCGCTCAACGTGCGCTTGAACACGTCGGCGAACGACGGTCCCGAAGCATCGGACGGCCCCTTGCCGAGGCTTCGTTCCGCCTGTTCGAGCACGTTGACCATGGTGCGATCGA
Coding sequences within it:
- the fliE gene encoding flagellar hook-basal body complex protein FliE; translation: MVNVLEQAERSLGKGPSDASGPSFADVFKRTLSDTSEMQTNAESLIGAFLRGEPVELHQVMAASEEASISLELLVEIRNKLTDAYRTIMNVQ